From one Streptomyces sp. CA-210063 genomic stretch:
- a CDS encoding acyl-CoA dehydrogenase family protein, whose product MSSRRQVIDRLAELAPVYDRSGDFPAESLQVVHEAGLLTATVGERYGGRGAGVEETARILHALGRGDPSVALISAMTLVAHARQAAQPHWPEELYARILKESEEGPVLINHARVEPELGSPARGGLPATRARRTADGWAISGTKRFVTGAEGLGWFLVWATTEEAEPRVGTFLVAGGSPGIEIAGDWDQLGLRASGSHDVTFRAVQVPYEQVIGLTPYGPAAEQDNRAGAAIHLPLAALYLGVARAAQAFFHAFAHERVPARLGHAVARTERFRTTAGEIELLLTAAEELVFGGAAKVDAGDSSYTPEQALGARALADRHGVRAVELAVRLLGNPGLARGNPLERHFRDIQCAPVHAPQADIALLAIGAKALGL is encoded by the coding sequence GTGAGCAGCCGCCGACAGGTGATCGACCGTCTCGCCGAACTGGCACCCGTGTACGACCGCTCCGGCGACTTCCCCGCCGAGTCACTCCAGGTCGTCCACGAGGCCGGGCTGCTCACCGCCACCGTCGGAGAGCGGTACGGCGGTCGCGGCGCCGGGGTGGAGGAGACGGCCCGCATACTGCACGCCCTCGGGCGGGGCGATCCGTCCGTCGCCCTGATCTCGGCGATGACGCTCGTCGCGCACGCCCGGCAGGCCGCACAACCGCACTGGCCCGAGGAGCTGTACGCGCGGATCCTCAAGGAGTCCGAGGAGGGGCCGGTGCTGATCAACCATGCGCGCGTGGAGCCCGAGTTGGGGTCCCCCGCGCGGGGCGGGCTGCCCGCGACGCGCGCCCGGCGGACGGCCGACGGCTGGGCGATCAGCGGCACCAAGCGGTTCGTGACGGGCGCGGAGGGGCTGGGCTGGTTCCTGGTGTGGGCGACCACCGAGGAGGCCGAGCCGCGGGTGGGCACGTTCCTGGTGGCCGGCGGCTCGCCCGGTATCGAGATCGCCGGTGACTGGGACCAGTTGGGGTTGCGGGCCAGTGGCAGCCACGACGTGACGTTCCGGGCGGTGCAGGTGCCGTACGAACAGGTCATCGGGCTCACGCCGTACGGGCCCGCCGCCGAGCAGGACAACCGGGCGGGCGCGGCGATCCATCTTCCGCTGGCCGCCCTGTACTTGGGGGTGGCGCGGGCCGCGCAGGCGTTCTTCCACGCGTTCGCCCATGAGCGGGTGCCCGCCCGTCTCGGGCATGCGGTGGCCCGTACGGAACGCTTCCGTACGACCGCCGGGGAGATCGAGCTCCTGCTCACGGCGGCCGAGGAGCTGGTGTTCGGCGGCGCGGCGAAGGTCGACGCGGGTGACTCGTCGTACACACCCGAACAGGCCCTCGGTGCGAGGGCCTTGGCGGATCGGCACGGGGTGCGGGCGGTGGAGCTGGCCGTGCGGTTGCTCGGCAATCCGGGGCTGGCGCGGGGCAATCCGCTGGAGCGGCACTTCCGGGACATCCAGTGCGCGCCCGTCCACGCACCGCAGGCGGACATCGCACTGCTCGCGATCGGCGCGAAGGCGCTGGGCCTGTGA
- a CDS encoding LLM class flavin-dependent oxidoreductase — protein sequence MPVEFISAVHTAPGVNGPAASARTGFDPGYLRTYARALDDGGFDHTLVAYHSASPDALQLAQFVATHTERIRPILAHRPGVIFPTHAARALATLDRISDGRLSLHIISGGSDEEQRREGDYLDKAERYERSDEYIQVLRKVWTADGPVSHEGKYFRFEGYHSDVKPVNGLIPVSVGGSSQDAYRVGGQQGDIFGLWGEPLKETAEQIAAVNAVADAAGRPRPRIWVSFRPIIAPTEELAWEKAHRTLGVLQAESASSDAFRHYRTSGRPANVGSQRLLDIAERGEVHDRCLWTAPAVATNAAGASTALVGTPETVAKALLDYVDIGCDLLSIRGYDPLNDAIDYARHVLPLVRQELAHRAAGAQAA from the coding sequence ATGCCCGTGGAATTCATCAGCGCCGTCCACACCGCCCCCGGTGTCAACGGGCCCGCGGCGAGCGCGCGTACCGGCTTCGACCCCGGCTATCTGCGCACGTACGCACGTGCGCTGGACGACGGCGGCTTCGACCACACCCTCGTCGCCTACCACTCGGCGTCCCCGGACGCCCTCCAGCTGGCCCAGTTCGTGGCCACGCACACCGAGCGAATCCGCCCGATCCTGGCCCACCGGCCGGGTGTCATCTTCCCCACGCACGCGGCACGCGCCCTCGCGACCCTGGACCGGATCAGCGACGGCAGGCTGTCGCTGCACATCATCTCCGGGGGCAGTGACGAGGAGCAGCGGCGGGAGGGCGACTACCTCGACAAGGCGGAGCGGTACGAGCGTTCGGACGAGTACATCCAGGTGCTCAGGAAGGTGTGGACGGCCGACGGGCCCGTCTCGCACGAGGGCAAGTACTTCAGGTTCGAGGGCTACCACTCCGATGTGAAGCCGGTGAACGGGCTGATCCCGGTCTCGGTGGGCGGGTCGTCGCAGGACGCCTATCGGGTGGGCGGGCAGCAGGGTGACATCTTCGGGCTGTGGGGCGAGCCGTTGAAGGAGACGGCGGAGCAGATCGCCGCCGTGAACGCGGTCGCGGACGCCGCGGGGCGCCCCCGTCCACGTATCTGGGTGTCGTTCCGTCCGATCATCGCGCCCACCGAGGAGCTGGCCTGGGAGAAGGCCCACCGCACGCTGGGCGTGCTCCAGGCCGAGTCGGCGTCGTCGGACGCGTTCCGGCACTACCGGACCAGTGGGCGCCCGGCGAACGTCGGCTCGCAGCGGCTGCTGGACATCGCCGAGCGCGGGGAGGTGCACGACCGCTGCCTGTGGACCGCGCCGGCGGTCGCCACCAACGCGGCCGGGGCCTCGACCGCCCTCGTCGGCACGCCGGAGACGGTCGCCAAGGCCCTGCTCGACTACGTCGACATCGGCTGCGACCTGCTGTCGATCCGGGGCTACGACCCGCTGAACGACGCCATCGACTACGCCCGCCATGTCCTGCCGCTGGTCCGGCAGGAACTCGCCCATCGCGCCGCCGGCGCCCAGGCCGCCTGA
- a CDS encoding sulfurtransferase — protein sequence MSTRTSTTPISRVTTSVAELDALLHSEHPPVLLDVRWALGDPHGREHYAAGHIPGAVYVDLDTELAAPPSPEGGRHPLPELADLRAAARRWGVGEGRSVVVYDDLGNAAAARAWWLLRFAGVTEVKLLDGALAAWKAAGLELESGTPTPPLPGDVVLRSGGLPVTDADGVAELAASGLLLDARAAERYRGEVEPVDPRAGHIPGAVSAPTGENLAADGTFRSAEELRERFLAKGAGEAERIGVYCGSGVTAAHQIAALAIAGFEATLFPGSWSAWSADPARPAVKGSRP from the coding sequence GTGAGCACGCGAACCTCGACCACCCCCATCAGCCGCGTCACCACGTCCGTCGCCGAGCTGGACGCCCTGCTCCACTCCGAGCACCCGCCCGTGCTGCTCGATGTGCGGTGGGCGCTCGGTGATCCTCATGGCCGGGAGCACTACGCGGCCGGGCACATACCGGGCGCGGTGTACGTCGACCTCGACACGGAGCTGGCCGCGCCGCCGAGTCCGGAGGGCGGGCGGCATCCCCTGCCCGAGCTCGCCGATCTGCGGGCCGCAGCACGGCGTTGGGGCGTCGGGGAGGGCCGGTCGGTCGTCGTGTACGACGATCTGGGCAACGCGGCGGCGGCCCGGGCATGGTGGCTGTTGCGGTTCGCCGGGGTGACCGAGGTGAAGCTGCTGGACGGGGCGTTGGCCGCGTGGAAAGCCGCCGGGCTGGAGCTGGAATCGGGTACGCCCACCCCTCCGTTGCCCGGTGATGTAGTGCTGCGGTCCGGTGGGCTGCCGGTGACCGATGCCGACGGGGTCGCCGAACTCGCCGCGTCAGGGCTGCTGTTGGACGCGCGGGCCGCCGAACGGTACCGGGGTGAGGTCGAGCCGGTGGATCCGCGGGCCGGACACATTCCGGGGGCCGTGTCGGCGCCGACCGGGGAGAACCTGGCGGCCGACGGGACGTTCCGGTCCGCCGAGGAGCTGCGGGAGCGGTTCCTGGCGAAGGGCGCCGGTGAGGCGGAGCGCATCGGCGTGTACTGCGGTTCCGGTGTCACCGCCGCCCATCAGATCGCCGCGCTCGCGATCGCCGGTTTCGAGGCGACGCTCTTCCCCGGCTCCTGGTCCGCCTGGTCCGCCGATCCGGCCCGCCCGGCCGTGAAGGGAAGCCGGCCATGA
- a CDS encoding alpha/beta hydrolase: MPSSTLSSSWDEPEGLAARGTLIVLAGRGEHGGVYERFGRRLAFDAYRVRALGDPTADPSVLDEAAKLLADESLPGPKVLVGSDTGARYAVHLAAEQTTGLDALILAGLPIGPWVSGSWETEVAARTACPTHQGRLAHDPGFRRGALDETPEELPELRLDLVDVPVLALHGTDDAISPLDGARNAYAGHPAVRTVTFDGGRHDVLNDALHRTAASVVVLFLERLRLSPELPVIAAGPS, translated from the coding sequence AGGTCTCGCCGCGCGCGGCACGCTCATCGTGCTCGCCGGGCGGGGTGAGCACGGCGGCGTGTACGAACGGTTCGGCCGCCGTCTCGCCTTCGACGCCTACCGGGTCCGCGCGCTCGGCGACCCGACCGCCGACCCCTCCGTCCTCGACGAGGCGGCCAAGCTCCTGGCCGACGAGTCGCTGCCCGGCCCGAAGGTGCTGGTCGGCTCCGACACGGGCGCCCGCTACGCCGTACATCTCGCCGCCGAGCAGACCACGGGCCTCGACGCGCTGATCCTGGCCGGTCTGCCCATCGGGCCCTGGGTGTCCGGGAGTTGGGAGACCGAGGTCGCGGCGCGGACCGCGTGCCCCACCCATCAGGGCCGGCTCGCGCACGACCCCGGCTTCCGGCGGGGCGCGCTCGACGAGACCCCTGAGGAACTGCCGGAACTGCGCCTGGATCTCGTGGACGTCCCCGTGCTCGCGCTGCACGGCACGGACGACGCCATCAGCCCGCTCGACGGGGCACGGAACGCCTACGCGGGCCACCCCGCCGTACGGACCGTGACCTTCGACGGCGGTCGGCACGACGTCCTCAACGACGCCCTGCACCGTACGGCCGCCTCCGTGGTCGTCCTCTTCCTGGAGCGGCTCCGTCTCTCCCCCGAGCTGCCGGTCATCGCGGCGGGTCCGTCGTGA
- a CDS encoding ABC transporter substrate-binding protein, whose protein sequence is MIRRITAAALSLTALLALTGCGGDSSAEASSSKNGRVTLTIGDQAKTLQTILAASGALEGADYQVKWAEFEGAAPLYQAVQANAADTTYSADLPALQALSGGVRFKTVAALKNDGRHVGIVVREGSGIDSVEDLKGQKVVVSSAKGSVSEYLLANVLQENGLTYSDVKVQYLLPTDAQAAFASGRIKVWATFGVYQAVGLEQGGKLLVDGADGRVSGYGFIGASDQALADSGKKAALGDFLKRLGTALKWTDTHEDAYAKAIVERNGADESVAKTLASAAYSQVLPIDAEVTRTVQGVADLMNGIGVLEPNVDVAESADTSVLK, encoded by the coding sequence GTGATACGCCGGATCACGGCCGCCGCGCTGAGCCTCACCGCCCTGCTGGCGCTGACCGGCTGTGGCGGGGACTCCTCGGCGGAGGCTTCTTCGTCGAAGAACGGCCGGGTCACGCTGACCATCGGCGACCAGGCCAAGACCCTCCAGACCATTCTCGCCGCCTCGGGCGCGCTCGAGGGCGCCGACTACCAGGTGAAGTGGGCCGAGTTCGAGGGCGCGGCCCCGCTCTACCAGGCCGTGCAGGCGAACGCCGCCGACACCACGTACTCGGCCGATCTGCCCGCCCTCCAGGCGCTCAGCGGCGGGGTGAGGTTCAAGACGGTCGCCGCGCTGAAGAACGACGGGCGGCACGTCGGGATCGTCGTCCGCGAGGGGTCCGGCATCGACAGCGTCGAGGACCTGAAGGGCCAGAAGGTCGTGGTGTCCTCGGCCAAGGGCAGCGTCTCGGAGTATCTGCTCGCCAACGTCCTCCAGGAGAACGGGCTCACGTACTCCGATGTGAAGGTCCAGTACTTGCTGCCGACCGACGCGCAGGCCGCCTTCGCCTCCGGGAGGATCAAGGTGTGGGCGACCTTCGGCGTCTACCAGGCCGTCGGTCTGGAACAGGGCGGCAAGCTGCTCGTCGACGGCGCCGACGGCCGCGTCAGCGGTTACGGCTTCATCGGCGCCTCCGACCAGGCCCTCGCGGACTCCGGGAAGAAGGCCGCGCTCGGCGACTTCCTCAAGCGGCTCGGTACGGCCCTGAAGTGGACCGACACGCACGAGGACGCGTACGCGAAGGCCATCGTGGAGCGCAACGGCGCCGACGAGTCGGTGGCGAAGACGCTCGCGTCGGCCGCGTACAGCCAGGTCCTGCCGATCGACGCCGAGGTGACCAGGACGGTCCAGGGTGTCGCCGATCTCATGAACGGCATCGGGGTCCTCGAACCGAACGTCGACGTGGCCGAGTCCGCCGACACCTCTGTCCTCAAGTGA
- a CDS encoding FAD-binding oxidoreductase → MSARLLGLLARDLPLDRLTTDPAGLAAHATDRSGTRPDGVPSAVVHARRTEDVIVTLRHANALRVPVVPRGAGTGLSGGASAGEGSLVLDLSGMNRILELSADDQLAVVEPGVITAELDRAAGPHGLRYAPDPASAALSTIGGNIATNAGGLRCAKYGVTRDSVLGLEAVLADGTVVRTGRRTVKGVTGYDLTALLTGSEGTLGVITSATLRLRPVPVATATLAAYFDTFEAAAEASYAIQRAGVVPALAELVDGSVLHAIDPALRERGAALLVVQCDGAGAAAEAEVVARAVGPLATTVETTSDPAEAEALLAARRLALPALERLGRPLIEDIAVPRSRLAEAVREIRAISVRHDVPVFTVAHAADGNLHPIVVVDPALPELPDAAWEAAGEIFALALRLGGTLTGEHGVGVLKRQWVAEELGSAAHGLQRRIKEVFDPHGILNPGKGL, encoded by the coding sequence GTGTCCGCGCGGCTGCTGGGGCTGCTCGCCCGTGATCTGCCGCTCGACCGGCTCACCACCGACCCGGCGGGGCTCGCCGCGCACGCCACCGACCGTTCGGGCACCCGGCCGGACGGGGTTCCGTCGGCCGTGGTGCACGCCCGGCGGACCGAGGACGTGATCGTGACCCTGCGGCACGCGAACGCCCTGCGGGTGCCGGTGGTGCCACGCGGGGCCGGCACCGGCCTGTCGGGCGGGGCGAGCGCGGGCGAAGGGTCGCTCGTTCTGGACCTTTCCGGGATGAACCGGATCCTGGAGCTGTCGGCGGACGACCAGCTCGCGGTCGTCGAACCCGGTGTGATCACCGCCGAGCTGGACCGCGCGGCCGGCCCGCATGGTCTGCGCTACGCGCCCGACCCGGCGAGCGCGGCCCTCTCCACGATCGGCGGGAACATCGCGACCAACGCGGGCGGGCTGCGCTGCGCCAAGTACGGGGTGACCCGGGACAGCGTGCTGGGCCTGGAGGCGGTGCTCGCGGACGGCACCGTGGTGCGCACGGGCCGCCGTACGGTCAAGGGTGTCACCGGATACGACCTGACGGCCCTGCTCACCGGCTCGGAGGGCACTCTCGGGGTGATCACGTCGGCGACGCTGCGGCTGCGGCCCGTGCCGGTGGCGACGGCCACGCTCGCCGCGTACTTCGACACCTTCGAGGCGGCCGCAGAGGCCTCGTACGCGATCCAGCGGGCCGGAGTCGTACCGGCGCTCGCGGAGCTGGTCGACGGGTCGGTGCTGCACGCGATCGATCCGGCGCTGCGGGAACGGGGTGCGGCCCTGCTGGTGGTGCAGTGCGACGGGGCGGGCGCGGCGGCCGAGGCGGAGGTGGTCGCCCGGGCGGTCGGCCCGCTGGCGACGACGGTGGAGACGACCTCCGACCCGGCGGAGGCGGAGGCCCTGCTGGCCGCGCGCCGTCTCGCGCTGCCGGCGCTGGAGCGGCTGGGGCGGCCGTTGATCGAGGACATCGCGGTGCCGCGCTCCCGGCTGGCGGAGGCGGTCCGGGAGATCCGCGCGATCTCCGTACGGCACGACGTGCCGGTGTTCACGGTCGCGCACGCCGCCGACGGCAACCTCCACCCGATCGTCGTCGTGGACCCGGCGCTGCCGGAGCTGCCGGACGCGGCCTGGGAGGCGGCGGGTGAGATCTTCGCGCTGGCCCTGCGGCTGGGCGGCACGCTGACCGGGGAGCACGGGGTGGGGGTGCTCAAGCGGCAGTG
- a CDS encoding ABC transporter ATP-binding protein → MTTTVSGSPVVANSVEIRGLSRAFDGHTVLHDLDLDIREGEFVALLGHSGCGKSTLLRILAGLDEEIGGEVTVPARRSAAFQSPRLLPWLKVWRNVVLGLPGRPDRAVAAKALDEVGIADRATVWPKTLSGGQAQRVSLARELVREPELLLLDEPFGALDALTRGRVQQLVAELWQRHGCAILLVTHDVEEALLLADRVLVMDEGRIAHELTVDLPRPRDLTAPEFVSLRARLLTWLGVNRTLEGTPS, encoded by the coding sequence ATGACCACCACCGTCTCCGGCAGCCCTGTCGTGGCCAACAGCGTGGAGATACGCGGGCTCTCGCGGGCCTTCGACGGCCACACCGTGCTGCACGATCTCGATCTCGACATCCGGGAGGGCGAGTTCGTGGCCCTGCTCGGGCACAGCGGCTGCGGCAAGTCGACGTTGCTGCGGATCCTCGCCGGGCTGGACGAGGAGATCGGCGGCGAGGTGACCGTACCGGCCCGGCGCAGCGCGGCCTTCCAGTCGCCCCGGCTGCTGCCCTGGCTGAAGGTCTGGCGCAATGTGGTCCTCGGGCTGCCCGGACGGCCCGACCGGGCCGTGGCCGCGAAGGCGCTGGACGAGGTCGGTATCGCGGACCGCGCGACCGTGTGGCCGAAGACGCTCTCCGGCGGTCAGGCCCAGCGCGTCTCGCTGGCCCGAGAACTGGTCCGTGAGCCCGAACTCCTGCTCCTGGACGAGCCGTTCGGCGCGCTCGACGCCCTCACCCGGGGCAGGGTGCAGCAGTTGGTGGCCGAGCTGTGGCAGCGGCACGGCTGCGCGATCCTCCTGGTCACGCATGACGTGGAGGAGGCGCTGCTGCTCGCCGACCGGGTGCTGGTCATGGACGAGGGCCGAATCGCCCATGAGCTGACCGTCGATCTGCCCCGGCCCCGTGATCTGACCGCCCCCGAGTTCGTCTCCCTGCGCGCCCGCCTGCTGACCTGGCTCGGCGTGAACCGCACCTTGGAAGGAACCCCCTCGTGA
- a CDS encoding ABC transporter permease, which yields MTTKPLVLPQRPTRADAAPTPTRVTIRGTAKTARRFTVPRAVRRASGPLGLVLLWFLTSATGLLPESVLASPVDVVEQAVELTKSGELPSAVAASGRRAATGFLIGATIALTLSLLAGLFRLGEDVIDSSMGMFRAIPWVGLIPLFIVWFGIEETPKIALVALGVTYPLYFNIYGGIRSTDAQLVEAARMMGLGRLGLITYVILPSALPGALVGLRYALSTAWLALVFAEQINADAGLGHLMSNAQQYFRTDVIVLCLAVYALLGLACDFAVRVLSRRLLTWRANFEGEA from the coding sequence ATGACGACGAAACCACTGGTACTGCCCCAGCGGCCGACCCGCGCGGACGCGGCGCCCACGCCGACCCGCGTCACCATCCGTGGCACCGCGAAGACCGCGCGCCGCTTCACCGTCCCCCGCGCCGTACGCCGTGCCTCCGGTCCCCTCGGCCTGGTCCTGCTGTGGTTCCTGACCTCGGCGACCGGGCTGCTCCCCGAGTCGGTCCTCGCCTCCCCCGTGGATGTCGTCGAGCAGGCCGTGGAGCTGACGAAGAGCGGTGAACTCCCCAGTGCCGTCGCCGCCTCGGGGCGCCGGGCCGCCACCGGGTTCCTGATCGGGGCGACCATCGCGCTGACCCTGTCGCTGCTCGCGGGGCTGTTCCGGCTCGGTGAGGACGTCATCGACTCCTCGATGGGCATGTTCCGCGCGATCCCGTGGGTGGGCCTGATCCCGCTGTTCATCGTGTGGTTCGGCATCGAGGAGACGCCGAAGATCGCGCTGGTCGCGCTCGGGGTGACGTATCCGCTGTACTTCAACATCTACGGCGGGATCCGCTCCACGGACGCCCAACTCGTCGAGGCCGCACGGATGATGGGGCTCGGGCGGCTGGGGCTGATCACCTACGTGATCCTGCCGAGCGCGCTGCCCGGGGCTCTCGTGGGGCTCCGGTACGCGCTGTCGACGGCCTGGCTGGCGCTGGTGTTCGCCGAGCAGATCAACGCGGACGCGGGACTCGGTCATCTGATGAGCAACGCCCAGCAGTACTTCCGCACGGACGTCATCGTGCTCTGCCTCGCCGTGTACGCGCTGCTCGGCCTGGCCTGCGACTTCGCCGTACGCGTCCTGTCGCGCCGGTTGCTGACCTGGCGGGCCAACTTCGAAGGGGAGGCGTGA
- a CDS encoding ABC transporter substrate-binding protein, translating to MFQRTLRASAAALFLTLTAACGASAEAESSSFSSSSSSDLSSVTLRVGATGWKNEEAILKYAGLDDTPYKVTWNLFQGGDQQLQAMRAGALDLASSSEIPPIFAAADGEPNFKVVAVQRAATLNQEVVVPKGSKVTDIAGLKGKRVGYVQNTTAHYFLYELLRQAGLEWSDIDAKPLLPNDGLAALNGGSLDAFASYGTSIITAHQQGATTVGSGKDILSGNFLWSAKDSVLKSPAQKAAVADLIARITRAYAYVRDGHEDGFAKITAEATHQPLAQAKKDLLDAQAQRPTAARTVGDDTIASQQEVADVFTELGALKTKLDVKSFWSTALDADLEKAL from the coding sequence GTGTTCCAGCGCACCCTGCGCGCGTCCGCCGCCGCTCTGTTCCTGACGCTCACGGCGGCGTGCGGCGCCTCCGCCGAGGCCGAGTCCTCGTCGTTCTCCTCGTCGTCCTCCTCCGACCTGTCGTCCGTGACCTTGAGAGTCGGTGCCACCGGCTGGAAGAACGAGGAGGCGATCCTGAAGTACGCCGGCCTCGACGACACCCCGTACAAGGTCACGTGGAACCTCTTCCAGGGCGGTGACCAGCAGCTCCAGGCGATGCGTGCCGGGGCCCTGGATCTGGCGTCCTCCAGTGAGATCCCGCCGATCTTCGCGGCGGCCGACGGCGAACCGAACTTCAAGGTCGTCGCCGTGCAGCGCGCCGCCACCCTCAACCAGGAGGTGGTCGTCCCCAAGGGATCGAAGGTCACCGACATCGCCGGCCTGAAGGGCAAGAGGGTCGGCTATGTGCAGAACACCACCGCCCACTACTTCCTGTACGAGCTGCTGAGGCAGGCGGGCCTGGAGTGGTCCGACATCGACGCGAAGCCGTTGCTGCCCAACGACGGTCTCGCCGCCCTCAACGGCGGCAGCCTCGACGCCTTCGCCTCCTACGGCACCTCGATCATCACCGCGCACCAGCAGGGCGCCACGACGGTCGGCTCCGGCAAGGACATCCTGTCGGGCAACTTCCTGTGGTCGGCCAAGGACAGTGTGCTGAAGAGCCCCGCTCAGAAGGCCGCGGTCGCCGATCTGATCGCCCGGATCACGCGGGCGTACGCGTATGTCCGGGACGGGCACGAGGACGGCTTCGCGAAGATCACCGCCGAGGCCACGCACCAGCCCCTCGCCCAGGCGAAGAAGGATCTGCTCGACGCACAGGCCCAGCGGCCGACGGCGGCCCGGACCGTCGGCGACGACACGATCGCCTCGCAGCAGGAGGTCGCCGACGTGTTCACGGAACTGGGCGCGTTGAAGACCAAGTTGGACGTGAAGTCGTTCTGGTCGACGGCGCTCGACGCCGATCTGGAGAAGGCCCTGTGA